The DNA segment AGGGGAATTCAGGGATCTTGGGAGCTGTTTACCTGCCTGCACCTGGCTCACAGCATCCCAGGAGAGATGGCCTGGGCACCTGGCAGGTTTTGCCAGATTGTGAAGAATCTAGAGCTGCAGGCTTGGGAGTCCAGGCTTTATCTTGTGAGCCGGGGAGAGCCATGGAAGGTGTCTAGGAAGGCTCAACCACAGGAGCCTTTCAGAAGCTCTGCCTGTTCTGGTTGGGCACAGAAGGCCATTTGCTGACCTCAGAGCATTTGCTTTCTCAGTTGTGCCCAAGCATCCTAGGGTCACTGGCCCAGGGAGAAAAGAATGAGTGGACTTTGGCTTGGGTTCCATTCAGCATCTTTATGCCATCTTGGATTTCCAGGGAGTTCTACTCCTAAGAAATGAGAGGATTTCACAGAGGAAAAACCAACCCAGAAGAAAGCTTTCCATGGGTGTGGTCACTGGCATTGTCAGCTCTTCAGAAGCCATGGCACAGACCATGTGTTTCTTCCTCCCCAGCAGCAGACAAGACCCTGACCAAGGGCTGGGACAGAGGCCCCCTGCCCACCTGAGACTCATTGCACTTCCCCATCAAGCAAGGTTTTCTGGGGGACCATTCCCCTGATGTCACAAACCTTCTGTGCCCCAGCAGTGTTTTAGAGGGGTTGTTGACTCAAGAGATGACATTCCTGCTGATGTATGTCATACTCTGGGGTGGATGAATGGTAAATGAAAACAGCACTTTTAACTTTTGAACCCACTTTCTCCTTCCTTGTAGCCAAGACGCTATTTGAGTTGGCTGCAGACTCCGACGTTTCCACAGCCATTGACCTTTTCCGACAAGCTGGCCTCAGCTCTCATCTCTCCGGAAATGAGCGGTTGACCCTCCTGGCCCCCATGAATTCTGTCTTCAAAGGTATCATGGAGAAGGCAGCCTGGCACATGTGTCCCTGGGGGCAGCCGCCCCTCTGCTGTCACCTCCGCGGCACCCTGCCCGATTTATAGCTCCCTGTGGACCGTTCATGCTTCCAACCAGCTCAGCCGAAAGCAGATGTGACTtcaccagaaagtgaagaggcgcTGCTGTTTCGTTTGGCAGAGCAGAGGATGCGTGTGGGGATCTGGTCCTCAGAATTGAAGTGTGCGTCTGTCGGGAGAGCAGAGTGCTCCCTTGTCATTCTCTTTGCGAGGTCGATTGCCACTGTGACAGTCGGGAGGTCATAGTGAGGATACAGCTGAACCATTGCCATGGGGAAGGCAGAGAAGGGCCAAGTTGTGTCCAGGCCTTCCCTTCCCTCTTAGGGCAAAATTCCAAACACACTTGATGATCtcgaacttttttttttttttttttttaattctcagaagATGCCAGATGTTAAGGAATATTGGCAGCCTTGCCGGATTTCTCAGTCTCCACTTCCAAAAGGGGGATCAGGCTTTCTGCTGCATGGTCTCTGATTCTCTTTGTTTCCAGAGTTAGTTTCTAGACCTGACCACGCCTTCTCTTGCAGATGGAACCCCTCCGATTAATGCCCGGACAAAGAATTTGCTTCTGAACCACATGATTAAAGATCAGCTGGCCTCCAAGTATCTGTACCATGGACAGACCCTGGACACTCTGGGCGGCAGGAAACTGAGAGTTTTCGTTTATCGTAATGTAAATTCTGGGTCCTAAATCATGCTCTTTCTTTATCTCAGCTCCAAGCAATGGAAGTTAtcttagtgtttaaaaaaaaaaaagtgcttaatAAGTAGGAGCTTGCCTGAGAACTAGTTTCTAATAAGGAAGGAATGAATTTTAGAAAGACTATCTGATATCAAAGTATCAAAATGGGGTTTTGCCAAAAGTGTCTAACCCCCTTTTGTGGAGGCCTTTGGGAATGAATTGCACATCTGACTGGCCTGGCTGGGTAAGCAGCTGTCCACCCTGACCCCAGAGTGATGAACGAAGGGAGGAGGTATGGAGGGTTTGGATCCTTCTTAGCTTTTGTGAAGAGAAGTCACCTGAACTAACCATACAGCCCTTCTTGATCCAaaagcttctcttttctcttcaactgtttcttctctctcttcaaaCCCACCTATTACTCTGGCATAGCAAACAGAAAGTACAATACAACAACCCTTGCTCAGGACCAGCCTGCACCATTTGGCTAAAGATGGTTGTCATTTGTTCAGATCAGTAGACTCTGTCACTTCATTTGATCACTGTCAACGGCCCTCTCCTGTCACACAATAATCTCATGATTAGGCCTGTCTGTAAATTTCTTGGGGCCTCGATGGCTCTTCTTACCTTAAGGaacaccatttttatttttttctttcttggagaaaGTACATCCTTTTATCCTAGTCTTAAGGCTGCACCCCGTATATATTCACTGATCTCTGTGGATGAAGCCACCACCATATGCCCTGAACAAATTGGGAGGCCCCTGCTTTGGGTAGGGGGTAACCTGGCCTTTCTCTGCCCCTTTTACAGAGCCTGTGCATTGAGAACAGCTGCATCGCAGCCCATGACAAGAGGGGGAGATACGGGACCCTGTTCACCATGGACCGGGTGCTGACCCCCCCAATGGGGACTGTCATGGACGTCCTGAAGGGGGACAATCGTTTCAGGTAACTGGCCCTATCCCCAGGGGATTTCTGCCACATGGTCATGCTAGGGCAGGACGCTGGGTGCCAGTTGTCTGTCAAGCTTCCCACCCTCGGAGGTTTAATGAACACTGGCCATGCACTGATGTggcctccctggccagggattcaGAAAGGATGAGGGTCACCTTGAAAGCTTAGGTTGAGAAGGGTTGCTTCTGGAGGGTATTCTTCAAGTCCATGGGAACAGGGAGGAGCTGCACTTTTATTCCCAAGTTCAAGGAAAGCTTCCCACTTCGGCCAGGGAAGCCGAGCATGCCTGGCCCTGTGCCCGTAATGAGTTGCCCTGTGCAGCGTCAGCTTCCAGGCCCTGGCAGTTTCCTGGCCTCTCCTTCCCAGACTCCCAGCGATGCTCTGTTTCCTTGCCCTGCTCCCTCCATTTCCGACCTGTTGACTCACCCCTGGGTGCTGTGACATCAAGTGGTTCCTGCCACCAAGTTCAGCCACCTGCATGAGACCCTGGGAGACCCCCACCCTCTGCCACACCCCCCAGCCCCAAGAATCACATCCCCCAGGGCCCTTGTGGCTCCATCAGTCTGTAGGTCAGTCCTGCTCtgacctctcccttcctccttccccctctgGCTGACGACTTACGGCTTTTCACTGAGCTTTGCATTCCTGGAGAGGAGATGCAGACTGGGATTGCTCCCTGTTTGTATAAAACCCAACAAGGGTGTGAATGCCAATGCTGTAGGCTCCACCTGCCCACAGTGGTGCGGGATTCGGGCACATGATGACCCCCTGCGCCCACTGGCAGGTGACGTGTTCCATGTGTGTATCCACAGCATGCTGGTGGCCGCCATCCAGTCTGCAGGGTTGACCGAGACCCTCAACCGGGAAGGAGTCTACACAGTCTTCGCTCCTACCAATGAAGCCTTCCAAGCCTTGCCCCGTGGAGAACTGAACAAACTCATGGGTAAAGACCCACCTAAGTACATTTGCCAACTTTTCTAAAGTAATCATATCGGTCAGGATTCCAGCAGGAGACCATTGGCAAAGGGTTTGACGGAAAAGAATTTAAGGTTATTTGCAGAGGTGTGGGCAGGGTTAAGGGACCAGGAAGGGGTGATGATACAAAGGGGTGATAAGACCTTTTGATGTTTATCACCGCAGATCTGGGGGTGCTTGAGGAAGAGGGTGACTAGGGGAGGGCATGACCCGGGAGACCCTAGGATGAGGGGCACAGGACAGCCACATGCTGCTGGGGTCAGAGGCATGGCAAGGGGGCGTCTGGGTGCTACAGCCTCCCTCAGCAACCTCCTAGCAGCTGGTTGCAtgaggacaagggagcctgaaTGATGCATTTCACAGTGGTCAGCCTGTCTGGGCAGCGAACAAGATGGAGAAGAGTAGAAAGGAACGGAGGGTAGGTGACAACCAGCCCAATCAGCAGGCATGTCTTCCCCTGAGGATCTGTGAGAAGCTGCTCATGAAGCCATTGCCCTACACCACCACGTTCCCCTCCTGGAGATGAAAGCTTTACCAAGAAGCTAGTCAGGGCCCTGAGCAGTTGAGTTGGGATGTTTGAGAGACAGCCTAGTGGTTAAGAGCTTGGGCTCCTGGATTATCCAAAAGCAGGTCAAACCCTGGCTCTGGCATTTACCAGCTAAGTGACCTCTAACAAGTTGCTTAgcgtctctgggcctcagttttcccattagAAAAGTAAGAGTGGTAAGAATATCTTGCCTAGAGTGCTGTGAGGATTCAATAAACATTGCCTGTGGTGTTGAGCACGCGTCCCCCCATCAGTAACGGCATCACGGCCATGAtgatgggaggtggggtgggcttGCGGTGTGTATGCTGATGCGTGCCTGGGAACCAGACTTCCCCCCCCAGCATAGAAAGGTgagcctgaggaggaggaggaaggacctCGGCCAAACTTTGGGGCCCACATCATCtataccaccccccccccccactcctgAGTGGAGAATAGAAAGCTCTGGCAGCTGTGAACTGAGTCTGTGTCCCGTTCAATTTTCTTTACTGCTAAATGAATGCCTGTGTCTACAGTGCTGACATGTGTTCCGGAGGAGACAGGAGTTCATTCTGAACGTAAACTTTCCATTCTCTCTCTGTTCAGCAGGAGTGGAATATTCCCCAGGTGGCCCAGCCTGCTCGGCTTGCCTTTCATTTTCGGTTGTGAAGAGCTGAGGGAGGGCTTGGGCAAGGCTCCCCAAATGTGCCCTCCCCCAGGCTTGCAGACAGGATTAGACCCCAGCATGCCGAGGGGTGATGGCACCCATCCAGGTGTCCGAGGTTGACCCAGATGTTAAAGATCTTGAAAGAAGGAGACCCCTCCCACCCCAAGAGCCAACTCAGCTCGGCACCTCCAGGCTGTATTTTTTGGAAGAGTAACTTGTCAGCTCCAAGTTGTGGGTGTTTGGAAATCACTTGGTACCTGATAGCTCCATCCCATGGCACTCATGTGAATTCGTCAATAACCAAGTGAACTCCCCACAGTGCTTTCAAGCTTCCTCGGTTCTCAGTTTCAAGATGCTGGAAATAGCCATCCATGAGCCCTGGGGGTATCCAGCCACTTGGCTGGTAATATGAGTATTGGGGAGGCCATGACGAAGCTGCAAGAGCAGCTGGCGGCTTTAAGAATTGCCTCCCACACTTAATTGGGGAAATGCCTGTGCACCTTTATGAGCAATTGGCTGCTTTCCCCAGTTGGTGGAGAAGCTGATGTGGGCTGGAAAGAATGCTGAGACGTGATGAGGAGGGCCGCCGTGGAGGCATACCCCCCTCGGCCCTGACCTCATCGGCTCCATAGCTCCTCCAGACTGCAGCTGTCGACTCTTTTTAAGTTCTCCCTTCAGGAAACAGCCGTCTCGGAATATGCATCTGAGGGCAGAACGTGTAAACATTTCGCTGCTGTGTTATAACTGTTGGGAGCCATGCTGATGATGAAATGTCTCAGATGCCAGTGCTGGAAAGACCCCTGGCTTTCCAAGCAACTATTCAGTCATGGAAACATGAGTCACACTCATAGAGGAGTATGAATTAACTCCTCAACATCACAGAAGCACGTACTTAACCTAGCAGCCCATCAAATGCATGGGTAGCTTCATGGCCACTGTCATATGACTTGTTCCCCTGATCATTATGCAAATGATGGAGTAGAGGGCTGAGCAaacagtaggtgttcaataagtgCTTATTGCCTGGGCAGGGGGTTCTCTGTTACAGGGGGGACCACCTGCATCTTCTCCTTTGGGCCCTCCTTGACCGCACCAGTTACCAGCCTTAGGATTAACTCTGCTTTCTTTTCCCGCACACCTACAGGCAATGCCAAGGAGCTCGCCAACATCCTGAAATACCACGTTGGTGATGAAATCCTGGTCAGCGGAGGCATTGGGGCCCTGGTGCGGCTGAAATCTCTCCAAGGCGACAAGCTGGAAGTCAGCTCAGTGAGTGTGTGTAACATTTAAAGGGCTGGCAGTGCCCTGCCAGGGTGTCAGGACACAGCTCATCCCTAGGATGGCATTAGACACACGCTGTGTTTAAGCTGCATCCTGAATCTCTGAGTGCATTtcatctgaaaagaaaagaaaaaaaagtcttccgAAGAAATTAAGGGAGATTGTGCTTAGGCATGAATAAGCACTTCCAGATTTGCAGGGGGAAAAAGCATCTGATTGGCATCTGAGAGAAGCTATTAAATATAACCCCCTCTTAAGGAACTGATAAGCAATACTTACATGTCTTGAAAGATCCATTCCCACTCCATCACCCCCAAGTCCAGGGCCTCACTGAGCTGTACCATGAACCTAACCagcccagaagaaaaaaaaaaaaaaaaaagaggcttttcTTCTGATACTTGATCTGTGCCCCTTCCCTCACTCTGCATGTTGATGATACCCGTTCCCCTTTGGAGCCACCTCAGAGGGTCCCTACCTCACAGTGAAGCTGCTGGGCCTCCCTGCCTACACTGGCCAAGGCCACTGACCACCCTACCCTGCCCCGCCCTGTGGTCAGAGCGCCTTGCAGCACGTGGCCAGCTTAgcctctgctcctcctgcctctcaCCTCGCCCCAGCCATGCCTGTGCTCATCAGCTTCTCTCGGGAGCGTGGGAAGGCAGGTGGCGGCAGGGATGGCCTGACCTGTGACTTCTGCAGGCTGTCTGAGAGTGTCTCAGCACCTGGTTTGGGGCGTCGGGGTCGTGTCGGTCTCTGGCTTCACTTCCCCTGTCCCCCTTGGGTCTGATCTGTGGGTCTTTCAGGAAAGCCTGAGACAGATTTACCCTGTGAGAAAATCTGAAGTCAGACATggaggaaaagtggaaagagCCCTGCCCCCAGAGCTGGACACCTGGCTTCTGTCCCCAGCTGTCCTCCTCCTCAGCTTAAAGGTGGCACTTGGCCTCTCTCGAGTTCCCATTCTTTCAGGTGGGGCCTTAATAGCTCCCTCTTCACTATGCACTgctgtgaggactaaatgagtcATACAAAAGAGCATTTGTGAATTGCAACGTGCTGAGTCCACATAAGGGATTAAACTGAACCCAccacaacaaggacctactgtacggcacagggaactctgctcagtgttatgtggcagcctgggtgggcggggagtttggaggagaatagatacatatgtgtatgggtacgtccctttgctgttcacttgaaactatggcggcattgttaatcggctatactcaggcaccaaattaaaagtttaaaataaataaccacatTGAacccactagaccagtggtctaTCACTGGCAGGGTCTATTCCAGTTAGCAGAGTGTTCTCAGCAATTCGCATAGGATCTGGCATCCAGAAATGCTCAGTAAAGGTTTGCTCGGTTGAAGAGTGGATGGGATAAACAGGCTCCACGTTCAACAATCATTGTCTCTGTTTCTCCCAGAAAAACAACGTGGTGAGTGTCAATAAGGAACCTGTTGCTGAGGTGGACATTATGGCCACCAATGGCGTGGTCCACGCCATCTCCAGTGTCCTGCAGCCTCCAGGTAAGGCCCTAAAGAACCACATCCCCACTCAGCCTACCACTGGCCTGTGTCTGCACATGGCTGTTAGCGCTCAGTAGAAACACTGCTGTCGGCAAAGGTGAGAATGAATGTGGAATATGCGGACTGAGCATCTGTGAacagcagggctggggctggtTGAAAAGCGACTTAGAAACTCTCGGCTCAGATGCGCTACACCAGTAGCTGAAGGAGAGACGTCTCTCTGCTGAATTGCCTCGCTGTCCCAGCCCCACGCAAACAGAGCCCGGTTGTTTTTCACATGCTTTGTGCTGTGAACGTGGGGCAGAGCACACGCCTCCTACAGGGCCCCGCCCCGGCTGCGCTCTCTTAACCGCCAACCAAGTTACAGTGGAGCCCGGCCTCTCCCCTCACTTGTGCATTCACCTTTCTTTGAGCTCTCTCCCCACGGGCTAAATTCCTCCACGAGTTAAGGAACATTATGAAGGCAGACTTCATCTGAGGATGTAAGCCAGAAAACCCAACAGTGCCCCTCAGTCCTGGCAGTTGTGAATAACATGCTAATCATATCTCTCTCATCCAAGCTGCCTTTTCTTTTATCTGCAGCCAACAGACCTCAGGAACGAGGCGACGAACTTGCAGACTCTGCACTTGAAATCTTCAAACAGGCATCTGCATTCTCCAGGGTATGATGCCAGCTATGTGAGCCCCTGGCCTGAATAGCTGTGGGTCCTGTGCTCGGGCCCATGGAGGGGACTCTCCTGTCTCCTTTGGCTGTCCACCCAGGGCTCTCCCGTCATTTCTCCCCAATCCCATTGGAGTATCCTTAGCTCTGGCCTTTGGGGAGTTTGGAATAAAAACCCAGGCAGCCTGTTTCCTTTGTGGGTGACAGCCCAGGCCTTTAAGCCTCTGTCTGTAGGGAAGCCGCAGCTGGTGAGAATCCATCTGACCAAGGACAACCCATCCTGAATTTTCCTGATAGTGGGCTGGCCTGCTCTGAGCCTGGGCCTCTAGGTTACTCTTCCATCTTCCGTGACACAGCCCAGCATGCTCTGCTGGGCAGTGGTGTGGGTTCTGGATTC comes from the Bubalus kerabau isolate K-KA32 ecotype Philippines breed swamp buffalo chromosome 1, PCC_UOA_SB_1v2, whole genome shotgun sequence genome and includes:
- the TGFBI gene encoding transforming growth factor-beta-induced protein ig-h3 isoform X2; translation: MEGPGSFTIFAPSNEAWSSLPAEVLDSLVSNVNIELLNALRYHMVDRRVLTDELKHGMALTSMYQNSNIQIHHYPNGIVTVNCARLLKADHHATNGVVHLIDKVISTVTNNIQQIIEIEDTFETLRAAVAASGLNTLLEGDGQYTLLAPTNEAFEKIPAETLNRILGDPEALRDLLNNHILKSAMCAEAIVAGLSLETLEGTTLEVGCSGDMLTINGKPIISNKDVLATNGVIHFIDELLIPDSAKTLFELAADSDVSTAIDLFRQAGLSSHLSGNERLTLLAPMNSVFKDGTPPINARTKNLLLNHMIKDQLASKYLYHGQTLDTLGGRKLRVFVYRNSLCIENSCIAAHDKRGRYGTLFTMDRVLTPPMGTVMDVLKGDNRFSMLVAAIQSAGLTETLNREGVYTVFAPTNEAFQALPRGELNKLMGNAKELANILKYHVGDEILVSGGIGALVRLKSLQGDKLEVSSKNNVVSVNKEPVAEVDIMATNGVVHAISSVLQPPANRPQERGDELADSALEIFKQASAFSRATQSSVKLAPVYQRLLERMKH